From the Synechococcus sp. HK01-R genome, one window contains:
- a CDS encoding sirohydrochlorin chelatase gives MTPSLPELKAQGYGVLICGHGSRNRLAVEEFAQLAEGLRPRLAGIPVEHGYLEFARPILRDSLDRLREQGVQRVLAVPAMLFAAGHAKNDIPSVLNTYSAETGLPIDYGRELGVDRLMIAAAGARIREALNQASPFPLSDTLLVVVGRGSSDPDANSNVAKVTRMLVEGFGFGWGETVYSGVTFPLVEPGLRHVVRLGFRRIVVFPYFLFSGVLVSRIRQHTDLVAADHPETEFLSASYLGDHPLVLDTFLERVAEVLGGEAVMNCSLCKYRAQVLGFEDEVGLAQASHHHHVEGLTDGCDLCERECTGACQPDGVPLPLGSSASSHDHSHQHDHSHGHDHSHDHGHHPYPHAEHPLGPKTLRSGATKYEATDAET, from the coding sequence GTGACCCCATCGTTACCCGAACTGAAAGCCCAGGGCTATGGGGTGCTGATTTGCGGCCATGGCAGTCGCAACCGCCTGGCGGTGGAGGAATTTGCCCAGCTTGCTGAAGGACTGAGACCCAGGCTGGCAGGCATTCCCGTCGAGCATGGCTATCTGGAATTTGCGCGGCCGATCCTGCGCGATTCCCTCGATCGCTTGCGGGAGCAGGGTGTGCAACGGGTGCTCGCTGTGCCGGCGATGCTCTTCGCTGCGGGTCATGCCAAGAACGATATTCCGTCGGTGCTGAACACCTACAGCGCTGAAACCGGCCTCCCGATCGATTACGGGCGAGAACTTGGGGTGGATCGACTCATGATTGCAGCGGCTGGGGCCAGGATCCGAGAAGCCCTGAATCAGGCCAGCCCCTTTCCACTCTCCGACACCCTCTTGGTGGTGGTTGGCCGTGGCTCCTCCGATCCCGATGCCAACTCCAATGTGGCCAAGGTCACGCGCATGTTGGTGGAGGGTTTTGGCTTCGGCTGGGGTGAAACGGTCTACTCCGGCGTCACATTCCCCTTGGTGGAACCTGGTCTCCGACATGTGGTGCGACTCGGTTTCCGGCGGATCGTCGTCTTTCCTTATTTCCTGTTTTCAGGGGTGTTGGTGAGTCGCATTCGCCAGCACACGGATCTCGTGGCTGCGGACCATCCGGAAACGGAGTTCCTCTCCGCCTCTTATCTGGGGGACCATCCACTCGTGCTGGACACCTTCCTTGAGCGGGTCGCCGAGGTGCTCGGTGGCGAGGCTGTGATGAACTGCTCCCTGTGCAAATACCGCGCCCAGGTGCTGGGTTTTGAGGATGAGGTGGGGCTTGCTCAAGCGAGCCACCATCACCACGTGGAGGGGCTGACCGATGGCTGCGACCTCTGCGAGCGTGAGTGCACCGGTGCCTGTCAGCCCGACGGTGTGCCGCTGCCGCTGGGCAGCTCAGCCAGCTCCCACGACCACAGCCATCAGCATGACCACAGCCATGGGCATGACCACAGCCACGACCATGGTCATCACCCCTATCCCCACGCGGAGCACCCTCTTGGCCCCAAAACCCTGCGCTCCGGGGCAACTAAGTATGAAGCGACTGATGCGGAAACCTGA
- a CDS encoding SulP family inorganic anion transporter, protein MRQWFSQPGPELLSGLVVAFAMIPEAIAFSGIAGVDPQVGLFGAFCLSITIALVGGRSAMITSATGSTALLMTGLVASGNARGEGLGLTYLLVAGLLTGVFQVLWGYLRLADQMRFVPQGVLSGFVNALALLIVQAQLPQLGISLHYGEIQSVEHSSSLLPHGSQLPLIWLLVVLGLVIIYGLPRLTKVIPAQLVAIVALTAISVGLKLNIPTVQSLGKLPEGLPFLQQPFGALADGRVPFNMETFGFVLPTALAISLVGLMETFLTQDILDERTDTNSNKNVEARGQGIANIVSSLFGGMAGCALVGQSVMNIENGGRGRLSTLFSGVSLMAMILLGRPWLEQIPMAALVAVMISIAVSTADMAGLRQLLRIPKSDTAVMLMTFAVTMLTTPHNLALGVIAGVALAAILFSRKVAKVIRVEVEQISPEERRYVVSGQLFFVSKVYFLQGFDVHDHPARIIIDLSDAHIWDQTGVSALNQLIRKLEKGGSEVRVEGLNQESLNLFERIGSQAENAHG, encoded by the coding sequence ATGAGGCAGTGGTTCAGTCAGCCGGGTCCGGAACTGCTCTCGGGCTTAGTGGTGGCCTTCGCGATGATCCCGGAGGCGATCGCCTTCTCAGGGATCGCAGGTGTGGACCCCCAAGTGGGCCTCTTCGGTGCCTTCTGCCTCTCGATCACGATCGCTCTCGTGGGGGGGCGGTCGGCGATGATCACCTCAGCCACAGGATCCACAGCCCTGTTGATGACAGGGCTTGTTGCTAGCGGCAACGCCAGAGGTGAGGGCCTTGGCCTGACTTACCTGCTGGTGGCCGGTCTGCTCACAGGGGTGTTTCAGGTTCTCTGGGGGTACCTGCGACTCGCTGATCAGATGCGCTTCGTGCCCCAGGGAGTGTTGAGCGGTTTCGTGAATGCCCTGGCCCTTCTGATCGTTCAGGCCCAACTACCCCAGCTGGGGATCAGTCTTCACTACGGCGAAATCCAGTCGGTCGAGCACAGCAGCTCCCTGCTTCCCCATGGAAGCCAACTGCCCTTGATCTGGTTACTCGTGGTCCTGGGGCTCGTCATCATCTATGGACTTCCACGTCTCACCAAGGTGATTCCGGCACAGCTGGTGGCCATCGTGGCGCTCACGGCCATCAGCGTTGGCCTGAAGCTGAACATCCCCACGGTGCAAAGTCTCGGCAAGTTGCCAGAGGGACTTCCCTTCCTTCAGCAGCCGTTCGGAGCACTTGCGGATGGACGCGTCCCCTTCAACATGGAAACGTTTGGATTCGTGTTGCCGACCGCGCTGGCGATCTCACTGGTGGGTCTGATGGAAACCTTCCTGACTCAAGACATCCTCGACGAACGGACGGACACCAACTCCAACAAAAACGTAGAAGCGCGCGGTCAAGGCATCGCCAACATCGTGTCCTCACTCTTCGGAGGGATGGCTGGTTGTGCCTTGGTGGGCCAGTCAGTCATGAATATTGAAAACGGTGGCCGCGGTCGACTCTCGACTCTGTTTTCTGGTGTGAGCCTGATGGCCATGATCCTGCTGGGCCGCCCCTGGCTGGAACAGATTCCGATGGCAGCCCTTGTCGCAGTGATGATCAGCATCGCTGTGAGCACCGCTGATATGGCCGGTCTCCGCCAGCTGCTGCGGATTCCCAAAAGCGACACCGCGGTGATGCTGATGACCTTCGCCGTCACCATGCTCACAACCCCCCATAACCTCGCCCTGGGAGTCATTGCCGGCGTTGCTCTTGCCGCCATTCTGTTCAGCCGCAAAGTGGCGAAAGTGATTCGTGTGGAAGTCGAGCAGATCAGCCCTGAGGAGCGGCGCTACGTGGTGAGCGGTCAGCTCTTCTTCGTCAGCAAGGTGTATTTCCTGCAGGGTTTCGATGTTCACGACCACCCTGCCAGGATCATCATCGATCTCTCTGATGCACACATCTGGGATCAGACGGGCGTCAGCGCCCTCAATCAGCTCATCCGAAAGCTGGAGAAGGGAGGTTCCGAGGTGCGCGTGGAAGGCCTCAATCAAGAGAGCCTCAACCTCTTTGAACGGATCGGCAGCCAAGCGGAGAACGCCCACGGCTGA
- a CDS encoding amino acid ABC transporter substrate-binding protein has protein sequence MPTRKRIGLLALLMSVSACATLGEGGASRLDLIRQRGSLRCGVSGKIPGFSFLKADGSYSGLDVDLCRAFAAAFIPSEANEPGDQRVEFRPLTAPERFTALRTGEIDLLSRNTTFNLSRDAAGGNGLSFAPVVFHDGQGLMVKASSGINRLEDLANQAICVGSGTTTEQNLNDAFEVRGISYKPIKYQDLNQVVAGYLQDRCSAMTSDRSQLAAARSGFADPQSHRILDDVLSKEPLAPASVGGDQRLADAMRWVVYALITAEELGITQANVLNRLEEAKRRPELTGLRRFLGVDGGLGEKLGLPDDFVVKVIERTGNYGEIYSRHLGDNSQVPIPRGPNRLAADGGVMIAPPFQ, from the coding sequence ATGCCCACTCGCAAGCGCATCGGCCTGCTCGCTTTGTTGATGTCGGTGAGTGCCTGCGCCACCCTCGGCGAAGGGGGCGCCTCCCGACTCGATCTGATCCGACAGCGAGGCTCACTGCGCTGCGGCGTGAGCGGCAAGATCCCCGGCTTCAGCTTTCTGAAGGCCGATGGCAGCTATTCCGGCCTGGATGTGGATCTATGTCGCGCGTTTGCCGCTGCCTTCATCCCAAGCGAAGCGAATGAACCAGGTGATCAACGCGTTGAGTTTCGCCCTCTGACCGCCCCCGAACGGTTTACGGCCCTGCGCACCGGAGAAATCGACCTGCTCTCACGCAACACGACTTTCAACTTGAGCCGCGATGCTGCCGGAGGTAATGGCCTGAGCTTTGCACCGGTGGTTTTCCACGATGGACAAGGACTGATGGTGAAAGCGAGCAGTGGCATCAATCGGCTCGAAGATCTCGCTAACCAAGCGATCTGTGTTGGTTCGGGTACGACAACCGAACAGAACCTCAATGACGCCTTCGAAGTACGAGGAATCAGCTACAAGCCAATCAAATACCAGGATCTGAACCAAGTCGTGGCGGGATACCTGCAGGACCGCTGCAGCGCCATGACCTCCGATCGATCCCAACTCGCTGCTGCTCGCTCCGGATTTGCCGATCCCCAAAGCCATCGCATCCTCGACGATGTGCTCAGCAAGGAGCCTTTGGCCCCAGCGTCTGTTGGCGGAGACCAACGGCTCGCCGATGCGATGCGCTGGGTTGTGTACGCGCTGATCACAGCTGAGGAGTTAGGCATCACCCAAGCGAATGTGCTGAATCGTCTCGAGGAGGCCAAACGCAGACCTGAGCTCACCGGACTACGGCGGTTTCTCGGGGTGGACGGAGGCCTGGGCGAAAAACTTGGACTGCCCGATGATTTCGTCGTGAAGGTGATCGAACGCACCGGCAACTATGGCGAGATCTACAGCCGCCATCTCGGAGACAACAGCCAGGTACCGATCCCCCGCGGTCCCAATCGGCTTGCCGCAGACGGTGGCGTGATGATCGCTCCCCCTTTCCAATGA
- a CDS encoding FAD-binding protein translates to MTKEPNKRILQPLPEKLTTLLKQDLSPSPLLVRSGGTSSRCSAPGHWTLDLSRHFRGIAMDQNSGTVRVETGLTTAEVQTVLNAHKRSLPTGLSGLPGAGYWLTGGISPLSRSQGLAIDRIQAISGVWGSGELFDLCAAKHGQTKEWRALLGAAPFLAIVTSISMMTTPLQPLQIGRGVVSPQQLITLIQEAEHWPEGIALHWFWAERIEVLVVALSQDRAAVMSLEGWLNDRIGGIETLQASQLAGLAALPAFGQLAQSAERPTARDQEVLGLLGPAWGAASRELIQTLVPLMGNRPDHRCSFAGQQLGGCTAQVRPETSSFVHRTAHWKPWITAAWPPGDAEARKRSLHWLEAVRDQLLPLCPGVHLAQLHDHLPWHERELEAAFEDWLPQLRELKRDVDPRTLLPRL, encoded by the coding sequence ATGACCAAGGAGCCGAACAAACGCATTCTTCAGCCCTTACCGGAGAAGCTCACCACCCTTCTAAAGCAGGACTTGAGCCCAAGCCCGTTGTTGGTGCGAAGCGGTGGAACCTCAAGCCGTTGCTCAGCTCCGGGCCACTGGACCCTTGACCTCAGCAGGCATTTCAGAGGAATTGCCATGGATCAGAACAGCGGCACGGTTCGCGTGGAGACCGGTCTCACCACAGCCGAGGTGCAAACGGTTCTGAACGCTCACAAGCGCTCACTGCCCACAGGTCTGTCGGGGTTACCCGGTGCTGGCTATTGGCTCACCGGGGGGATCAGTCCTCTCAGTCGCAGCCAAGGTCTTGCCATCGATCGCATTCAAGCGATCAGCGGCGTGTGGGGGAGCGGCGAGCTCTTTGATCTCTGCGCAGCAAAACACGGTCAGACCAAGGAGTGGCGAGCGCTGCTCGGAGCCGCCCCCTTCCTTGCGATCGTGACATCGATCTCGATGATGACCACACCCCTACAGCCCTTGCAGATCGGCAGAGGCGTGGTCAGCCCCCAGCAGTTAATCACCCTGATCCAGGAGGCTGAACACTGGCCCGAAGGCATTGCCCTGCACTGGTTCTGGGCGGAGAGGATTGAAGTGCTGGTGGTGGCCTTGAGCCAAGACCGAGCGGCTGTCATGAGCCTGGAAGGATGGCTGAACGACAGGATCGGCGGAATAGAAACGCTCCAAGCCAGCCAGTTGGCAGGGCTTGCGGCCCTGCCGGCCTTTGGACAGCTTGCCCAATCAGCGGAGCGCCCAACCGCCAGGGATCAGGAGGTTCTGGGTCTATTAGGCCCTGCCTGGGGAGCCGCCAGCAGAGAGCTCATCCAAACCCTGGTCCCACTCATGGGAAACCGACCGGATCACCGCTGCAGCTTTGCCGGTCAGCAACTGGGAGGGTGCACCGCGCAGGTCAGGCCAGAGACCAGCTCCTTTGTGCACAGAACAGCGCACTGGAAACCCTGGATCACAGCCGCCTGGCCTCCTGGTGATGCAGAGGCACGCAAGAGGAGTCTCCACTGGCTTGAAGCCGTTCGCGACCAGCTCCTCCCTCTCTGCCCAGGGGTCCATCTCGCCCAATTGCATGACCATCTGCCCTGGCATGAACGGGAACTGGAAGCGGCCTTCGAAGACTGGCTTCCCCAGCTGCGTGAACTCAAGAGAGACGTCGATCCCCGCACCCTGCTGCCACGGTTGTGA
- a CDS encoding DUF2811 domain-containing protein, whose amino-acid sequence MDRNHLERCVEAGVSGEGSAPASYVSMEAEIPEVLYRGMKEFIGAHPNWDQYRVMSSALAHFLFQNGCEDRAVAERYLDDLFSRSQA is encoded by the coding sequence ATGGATAGGAATCATCTGGAACGCTGCGTGGAAGCAGGCGTTTCCGGAGAGGGCTCGGCCCCGGCGAGCTACGTCAGCATGGAGGCGGAAATTCCTGAAGTTCTCTACCGGGGGATGAAGGAGTTCATCGGAGCCCACCCCAATTGGGACCAATACAGAGTGATGAGCTCTGCTCTGGCTCATTTCCTCTTCCAGAACGGATGTGAGGACCGTGCTGTCGCAGAGCGATACCTCGACGATCTGTTCAGTCGTTCCCAGGCCTGA